One region of Candidatus Neomarinimicrobiota bacterium genomic DNA includes:
- a CDS encoding glycoside hydrolase family 2 protein, with translation MIKRLSYLLLGVILLVPVITPAQQSADDYLEWPEVTNETKPWSRWWWQGNAVTEEDLTRSMERYAEAGLGGLEITPIYGVHGYEDLFIEYLSSQWMDRLEYTLTEADRLNLGIDMATGTGWPFGGQWINQEHACKYLAHKTYELRGGETLDEPVEFIQEPMAHAVRNRINIEDIKKPISANENLQALALAQIRFEEPLPLQTLMAFSDEDTLDLTGKVTADGTLDWTAPQSTWTLYTLFQGWHGKMVERAAPGGEGNVIDHFSDAALEHYLSKFDEAFEGRNTDGLRGFFNDSYEVDDASGDADFTPEFFEEFESRKGYDLRRHLPDLFAEEPSERTIRLITDYRDVISDLLLEEFTQNWDAWAKEQDAIVRNQAHGSPASILDLYAATDIPETEGRDVIRFKFASSAAHVTGKPLASAEAATWLNEHFQSSLSDVKTAVDEYFLGGVNHIVYHGTPYSLDEADWPGWLFYAAVHFGPTNSFWTDFPKLNQYITRTQSFLQAGKPANDVLVYFPIYDAWAEPGQSLLRHFDGNAEGTTTREVGEHLLSLGYGFDFISDRQIQEVAFKSGRFNTGGGEYKVVIVPECQFIPLATMEKLVAFARDGGAVVFQGSLPTDVPGLPNVIIRQHQFDELVNSIDFSAESNNDVSVGKIGSGKVILSDKISPALAKSPVQPEQMATKGFRFVKRMIQDRTVYFVVNSTDSGFTGWTELNTAAESVIRFNPMTGESGLLRSRALAGKMEIYLDMKPEESCILKTVPEKVKGAIYTDYGESGKPVMLENNWTLQFISGGPTIPEKTSVNQLGSWTELDSDGTTYFSGTAKYITDFDAPDTDATAWELNLGEVHESAVVSVNGTTVDTLITPPYQVTIPGELLESSNTLEVAVTNLMANRIIYLEREDIHWKKFYNINFPPQTRENMGADGLFDASDWEPLPSGLIGPVSITPLKMK, from the coding sequence ATGATTAAACGTCTCTCGTATCTGTTGCTGGGAGTAATTTTACTCGTGCCTGTCATAACACCGGCTCAGCAGTCTGCAGACGACTATCTGGAATGGCCGGAAGTGACCAACGAAACCAAGCCATGGTCCAGATGGTGGTGGCAGGGGAATGCCGTCACCGAGGAAGATCTCACCCGCTCCATGGAGCGCTACGCCGAAGCTGGACTCGGCGGGCTCGAAATCACACCTATCTATGGCGTCCACGGATACGAAGATTTATTCATCGAATACCTCTCGTCTCAGTGGATGGACCGGCTGGAATACACACTAACGGAGGCGGATCGACTTAACCTGGGGATCGATATGGCCACCGGGACGGGCTGGCCGTTTGGCGGGCAGTGGATCAACCAGGAACACGCATGTAAGTACCTCGCGCACAAAACATATGAATTGAGGGGAGGCGAAACCCTGGATGAGCCGGTGGAATTTATCCAGGAGCCGATGGCGCACGCCGTACGGAATCGAATTAACATTGAGGATATTAAAAAACCCATCAGCGCGAACGAAAATCTCCAGGCACTTGCGTTGGCCCAAATCCGTTTTGAAGAGCCGTTGCCGCTGCAGACACTGATGGCGTTCTCAGACGAGGATACGCTCGATTTGACCGGGAAGGTTACTGCGGATGGCACGCTGGACTGGACGGCGCCCCAGAGTACCTGGACACTGTATACGCTGTTTCAGGGCTGGCACGGGAAGATGGTCGAGCGCGCGGCACCGGGCGGAGAAGGAAACGTGATTGATCACTTTTCCGATGCCGCACTGGAACACTATCTTTCCAAATTTGACGAAGCGTTCGAGGGAAGAAATACTGACGGTCTGCGGGGGTTCTTTAATGATTCGTATGAGGTCGACGACGCCAGCGGTGATGCGGACTTTACGCCGGAATTCTTTGAAGAATTCGAATCCCGCAAGGGCTATGACCTGCGCCGGCATCTGCCGGATCTTTTTGCCGAAGAGCCGTCGGAACGTACGATTCGCTTAATTACCGATTACCGGGACGTCATCTCCGATCTGCTACTCGAGGAATTTACCCAAAACTGGGATGCCTGGGCGAAAGAACAGGATGCGATCGTCCGGAACCAGGCCCACGGATCGCCGGCCAGCATTCTCGATCTGTACGCCGCCACCGACATACCTGAAACCGAAGGCAGAGATGTTATCCGGTTTAAGTTTGCCTCATCGGCCGCCCACGTGACCGGGAAGCCGCTGGCATCTGCCGAGGCAGCCACCTGGCTCAACGAGCATTTTCAGTCGTCTCTCAGCGATGTAAAAACGGCTGTGGATGAGTATTTCCTGGGCGGAGTCAACCACATCGTCTATCACGGGACACCGTATTCTCTGGATGAAGCGGATTGGCCGGGATGGTTGTTCTACGCAGCGGTACATTTTGGACCGACGAACAGCTTCTGGACGGACTTTCCAAAGCTCAACCAATACATCACCAGAACGCAGTCGTTTCTGCAGGCAGGGAAACCAGCAAATGATGTGCTGGTCTATTTCCCGATCTACGACGCCTGGGCGGAACCGGGACAATCACTGCTCAGGCATTTCGATGGTAATGCGGAAGGCACGACAACCAGAGAAGTGGGCGAGCATCTCCTCTCCCTGGGATACGGATTTGACTTTATCTCTGACCGGCAAATTCAGGAGGTTGCATTCAAATCTGGCAGATTCAATACCGGAGGAGGAGAATACAAGGTCGTAATAGTACCGGAATGCCAATTTATACCGCTGGCAACCATGGAAAAACTGGTCGCGTTCGCCAGAGATGGCGGTGCTGTTGTTTTTCAGGGATCGCTCCCGACTGACGTCCCGGGGCTGCCAAACGTGATAATCCGACAACATCAATTTGACGAATTGGTGAATTCCATTGATTTTTCTGCAGAATCAAATAACGATGTATCAGTTGGTAAGATAGGATCAGGTAAAGTTATACTTTCAGACAAGATTTCTCCGGCACTAGCAAAATCTCCGGTACAGCCGGAACAGATGGCGACCAAGGGATTTCGCTTTGTAAAACGTATGATTCAAGATAGAACTGTATACTTCGTGGTCAATTCCACAGATTCCGGATTCACCGGATGGACAGAATTGAACACCGCGGCCGAGTCGGTTATACGATTCAATCCGATGACAGGTGAGTCCGGGCTGCTCCGGTCAAGAGCCTTAGCTGGTAAAATGGAAATCTATTTGGATATGAAGCCTGAAGAATCTTGTATACTCAAGACAGTCCCTGAAAAAGTCAAAGGGGCGATTTATACCGACTACGGAGAGTCTGGTAAACCGGTTATGTTAGAAAATAACTGGACTCTTCAATTCATCAGCGGCGGCCCGACTATTCCTGAAAAAACGTCAGTGAATCAGTTGGGCTCATGGACAGAACTGGATTCGGATGGGACCACATATTTTTCTGGTACTGCTAAGTATATCACCGATTTTGATGCCCCGGATACGGATGCCACCGCCTGGGAACTAAATTTGGGAGAAGTGCATGAGAGTGCTGTAGTTTCGGTGAACGGGACGACAGTAGATACGTTGATTACTCCGCCCTACCAAGTCACTATTCCCGGAGAATTACTGGAATCTTCTAACACACTTGAGGTTGCAGTAACCAATCTCATGGCGAACAGGATTATCTACCTGGAGCGTGAAGACATTCACTGGAAGAAATTCTACAATATTAACTTCCCGCCTCAGACCCGGGAAAACATGGGGGCGGACGGCCTGTTCGATGCCTCGGATTGGGAGCCGTTACCATCCGGGTTGATCGGGCCGGTGTCAATCACTCCACTTAAAATGAAATAA
- a CDS encoding PAS domain S-box protein, giving the protein MSLVFIKRFLSKAEFKIASFYILISGIYIYISDNILPAHLEGTDALIRYQTYKGWGFVLVSGLLLYFLIRKYKAYQSKYETRREQLETHFRAVAEHGRDIVYRYTFQPEEEIEYISPAVEKITGRPQGYFYEDPAHFRKDLFPWDKQRFNHLLENPQQFSNTLTHQWKDSIGKVLWFEHRITPLYDESGDLTAIEGIAREVTREMEQRQQLEFHSEILRNIHDAVVGTDKNLRISYWNAGAERLYGYAKNEIFGKHVSILYDEVNKSNLEDIKQTVTQDNKYRQTRKAKRKDGEIIWLDQVITEQNDDLGNRTGFLSVSKDITEQHENEEELRENLALFSTLIGNLSVGVVVEDDSRNIIHANRVFCDYLGFENPGELIGENGPDLIARIKTLLKDPEEFEKEIEARIENKTRTIGEEISLEDGRFFERDFIPIQIESQQRGNLWLYRDVTKRKKMEARLRESNNLYERTLSALEEAVFVVDSKTRKVISCNQAVEQIFGYLQDEITGHTTEQLYCNLEDYQKFGKWSESVLEEDSVFHGEYQMCNRDGDEIITNHTISWLSEDEPPDGKVVSVVRDISERKKHEEALRESERQFREIFENIQEGFYRITPEGKFLLVNPRFAEILGYEDPETFTGMRVEDCPCFDIYPRDKYQRLLEEHGKITGFESTWMRKDGIEITVRENAHTVETEEGEILFYEGTVTDVTEQKKLEEQLIHSQKMESMGQIAGGISHDFNNILATLSGALQMLQLKIEAENSTEKYFEMMEAALARGETITDRLLTFTRSDKPKVQPVSLQSFLYSIKQIARHTLPTDTKIKVEGYQGNDLVAVEKNQLQQVLLNMCINASHAMNSGGTIALGIRRANPEEINTHIKEPAQEYLCVEVVDEGHGMSEETQEKIFEPFFTTKEHGNGTGLGLAVAYKIVKNHDGWIDVESSPGKGTTFTIGLPVTTDLVESEIPADIPPDFTGDGEFIFIIEDEEPIRIILTERLKSSDYRVESVETGDDGIRYFREHVDGIDAVITDLGLPDMSGMEVATILHSVDPEMPIIGITGYVDKENYLSLQEAGFREIIKKPFELKEVLTKIKEVLRGQR; this is encoded by the coding sequence ATGTCCCTGGTATTTATAAAGCGGTTTTTGAGCAAAGCCGAATTTAAGATTGCTTCGTTTTACATCCTCATAAGCGGAATATACATCTATATTTCTGATAATATCCTGCCGGCACACCTTGAAGGTACAGATGCATTAATACGCTACCAGACGTATAAAGGCTGGGGCTTTGTGTTAGTCTCCGGTTTGTTGCTCTACTTTCTAATCCGGAAATATAAAGCCTACCAATCCAAATATGAAACCAGGCGGGAGCAACTGGAAACGCACTTCAGGGCGGTGGCGGAACACGGGCGGGATATCGTCTATCGATACACATTTCAGCCAGAGGAGGAAATCGAATATATCAGTCCGGCGGTAGAAAAAATAACAGGTCGGCCCCAGGGATACTTCTACGAGGACCCGGCCCATTTTAGAAAGGATTTGTTCCCTTGGGATAAGCAACGGTTTAACCACCTGCTGGAAAATCCCCAACAGTTTTCGAATACGCTGACCCATCAATGGAAGGATTCGATCGGGAAAGTTCTCTGGTTCGAGCATCGTATAACACCGTTGTATGACGAAAGCGGTGATTTAACAGCCATTGAAGGAATCGCCCGTGAAGTAACCCGGGAAATGGAGCAGCGCCAGCAGCTGGAATTTCACTCCGAAATCTTACGGAATATCCACGATGCGGTGGTGGGTACGGACAAAAATTTACGGATATCCTACTGGAATGCGGGCGCTGAACGGTTATACGGTTATGCGAAAAACGAGATTTTTGGCAAGCATGTTTCCATTCTGTATGATGAGGTAAACAAATCAAATTTAGAAGACATTAAACAAACCGTCACACAAGATAATAAATACCGGCAAACCCGGAAGGCAAAGCGGAAAGACGGTGAGATTATCTGGCTGGATCAGGTCATTACCGAACAGAACGACGATCTGGGGAATCGGACCGGGTTTTTGAGTGTTTCCAAAGATATCACGGAGCAACACGAGAATGAGGAAGAACTCCGTGAAAACCTGGCGCTCTTTTCCACGCTGATAGGGAACCTGTCTGTCGGAGTAGTTGTTGAGGATGACTCGCGGAATATCATCCATGCAAACCGGGTGTTTTGTGACTATCTCGGATTCGAAAATCCGGGCGAGTTAATCGGAGAAAACGGGCCGGACCTGATTGCCCGAATTAAAACTCTTTTAAAAGATCCCGAAGAATTTGAGAAGGAGATAGAGGCCCGGATCGAAAACAAGACCCGGACGATCGGCGAAGAAATTTCGTTGGAAGACGGCCGTTTTTTTGAACGGGATTTCATCCCTATTCAGATAGAGAGTCAACAGCGCGGTAATCTGTGGCTGTACCGGGATGTGACCAAGCGTAAAAAGATGGAGGCGCGTCTTCGGGAGAGTAACAACCTGTATGAACGGACGTTATCAGCACTGGAGGAGGCTGTTTTTGTTGTTGACTCGAAAACAAGGAAAGTGATCTCGTGCAATCAGGCTGTGGAGCAGATCTTTGGTTATTTACAGGATGAAATAACCGGACACACCACTGAACAATTGTACTGTAATTTGGAGGATTACCAGAAATTCGGGAAATGGAGTGAGTCCGTTCTGGAAGAAGACTCGGTTTTCCATGGCGAGTATCAAATGTGCAACAGGGACGGAGACGAAATAATTACAAACCATACCATTTCCTGGCTTTCCGAGGATGAGCCGCCAGACGGTAAAGTGGTTAGCGTGGTACGGGATATCAGTGAACGGAAAAAACATGAAGAAGCCTTGCGTGAATCCGAGCGGCAATTCCGGGAAATCTTTGAGAATATTCAGGAGGGCTTTTACCGGATTACCCCGGAAGGAAAATTTCTGCTGGTGAATCCCCGATTTGCCGAAATATTGGGATATGAAGATCCGGAAACCTTCACCGGGATGCGGGTTGAAGATTGCCCGTGCTTTGATATTTATCCCCGGGATAAATACCAGCGGCTACTTGAGGAACACGGAAAAATTACGGGCTTCGAATCTACCTGGATGCGAAAGGACGGCATAGAAATAACCGTCAGGGAAAATGCGCACACGGTGGAAACTGAGGAGGGTGAAATTCTGTTCTACGAAGGGACTGTTACTGACGTTACCGAACAGAAAAAACTGGAAGAGCAGCTGATTCACTCCCAGAAGATGGAATCAATGGGACAGATTGCCGGCGGTATCTCTCACGATTTTAACAATATCCTGGCAACACTGAGCGGAGCCTTACAGATGCTCCAGCTCAAGATTGAGGCGGAAAATTCCACGGAAAAATATTTTGAAATGATGGAAGCTGCTCTGGCCCGGGGAGAGACTATTACGGACAGGTTACTGACCTTTACCCGCTCCGACAAACCAAAGGTTCAACCGGTGTCGCTACAGTCATTTTTGTACTCCATTAAACAGATTGCCAGACATACCCTCCCCACAGATACTAAAATTAAGGTGGAAGGCTACCAGGGAAATGATTTGGTTGCGGTGGAAAAAAACCAGTTACAGCAGGTGCTGTTGAACATGTGTATTAACGCCTCGCACGCCATGAATTCAGGTGGGACGATTGCACTTGGAATTCGCAGGGCAAACCCGGAGGAAATCAATACGCATATCAAAGAACCCGCGCAAGAATATCTCTGTGTTGAAGTCGTCGACGAAGGCCATGGGATGAGTGAGGAGACGCAAGAAAAGATATTTGAACCGTTCTTTACCACGAAAGAACATGGAAATGGCACCGGTTTAGGATTAGCCGTCGCCTATAAAATCGTAAAAAACCATGACGGATGGATTGACGTGGAAAGCAGTCCTGGAAAAGGCACCACATTCACAATCGGGTTACCCGTAACCACAGATCTCGTTGAATCTGAAATTCCAGCGGATATCCCTCCGGATTTTACGGGAGACGGCGAATTCATTTTTATAATCGAAGATGAAGAACCCATCAGGATAATTCTGACAGAGAGGTTGAAATCCAGTGATTATAGGGTAGAGTCTGTGGAAACGGGAGATGACGGCATCCGGTATTTTCGGGAACACGTGGATGGCATTGATGCCGTAATTACCGATCTGGGATTGCCGGATATGAGTGGAATGGAAGTGGCCACAATACTCCATTCAGTTGATCCGGAGATGCCAATCATTGGCATTACAGGATATGTGGACAAAGAAAATTACCTCTCTCTGCAGGAAGCCGGCTTTCGGGAAATAATTAAGAAACCATTCGAATTGAAAGAAGTCCTCACTAAAATTAAAGAAGTACTCCGGGGGCAGCGTTAG
- a CDS encoding glycoside hydrolase family 127 protein, with protein sequence MKKFPKILMSFLLILMTAVAYPADGNQVTTFPPADVTLLESPFTQARATDLEYMFEMEPDRLLVPYLREAGLEPKAEIYGNWEGTGLGGHTAGHYISALSRMYAATGNQEVLDRLNYMVSELKRCQEANGNGYVGGVPESDRIWSEIAAGEINAEPFGLNGGWVPWYNIHKTYAGLRDAYLYARNEEALEVLVGMSDWALELTSDLSDAQIQEMLQAEHGGMNEVFADVAAITGEEKYLKIAQRFSHREILNPLIQQEDSLTGLHANTQIPKVIGFQRIAALTDNQGWHEASQFFWETVVKNRSVAIGGNSVREHFNPAGDFTPMIQDRQGPETCNTYNMLRLSEKLFEADGDPRYVEYYERALYNHILSSQNPDEGGFVYFTPMHPRYYRVYSQPDSSFWCCVGSGMENHSKYDEFIYAHDNDAVYVNLFIPSKVRWQEKGISITQATDFPDIEASTLSIEADSPVKFSLKVRYPSWVIEDKYEVKINGKQQKVTGSPGGFSTITREWQSGDTVELRMSMKTRLESLPDGSKYYAVLHGPFVLAAKTSRSYLEGLFADGGRWGHIPGDTLYPVEASPGFVGNPDEIADKIQPVEGKSLTFTASDVITPARYKDLELVPFYQVHEARYVLYWPHESVFKGKE encoded by the coding sequence ATGAAAAAATTTCCAAAGATTTTGATGTCGTTTCTGTTGATCCTGATGACCGCCGTTGCTTATCCCGCCGATGGGAATCAGGTCACGACGTTCCCGCCCGCAGATGTGACACTGCTGGAAAGCCCTTTTACCCAGGCACGTGCCACCGATCTGGAATACATGTTTGAAATGGAACCGGATCGATTATTAGTGCCATATCTTCGAGAGGCCGGGCTGGAGCCGAAGGCTGAGATCTACGGAAACTGGGAGGGCACCGGACTGGGAGGCCATACCGCCGGGCATTATATCTCCGCACTCTCCAGAATGTATGCGGCGACTGGAAACCAGGAAGTACTGGATCGTCTGAATTACATGGTCTCTGAACTGAAGCGATGTCAGGAGGCGAACGGAAACGGATATGTGGGTGGAGTGCCGGAGAGCGATCGGATATGGAGCGAAATTGCCGCCGGAGAAATCAATGCGGAACCGTTTGGTCTGAACGGTGGCTGGGTACCGTGGTATAACATCCACAAGACGTACGCGGGGCTGCGCGATGCCTATCTGTATGCCCGAAACGAGGAAGCGCTCGAGGTGCTGGTTGGAATGAGTGATTGGGCGCTTGAGCTGACCAGCGATCTGAGCGACGCGCAGATTCAGGAGATGCTGCAGGCGGAACACGGAGGCATGAACGAGGTTTTCGCGGACGTAGCTGCCATAACCGGGGAAGAGAAGTACTTGAAGATCGCTCAACGTTTTTCTCACCGAGAAATTTTAAATCCGCTGATTCAGCAAGAAGACAGTCTCACCGGTCTGCATGCCAATACTCAGATTCCCAAGGTTATAGGCTTTCAGCGGATTGCGGCACTTACCGATAATCAGGGATGGCACGAGGCATCTCAATTCTTCTGGGAAACCGTGGTGAAAAACCGGTCGGTGGCCATCGGCGGAAACAGCGTCCGGGAGCACTTTAACCCGGCAGGCGATTTCACACCAATGATTCAGGATCGCCAGGGGCCCGAGACGTGTAATACCTATAACATGCTGCGACTTTCCGAAAAGTTGTTCGAAGCAGACGGTGATCCTCGTTATGTAGAATACTACGAGCGTGCACTGTACAATCATATCCTGTCTTCGCAAAATCCGGACGAGGGTGGATTCGTTTACTTTACGCCGATGCATCCGCGGTACTATCGCGTCTATTCCCAGCCGGACAGCAGCTTTTGGTGTTGCGTGGGATCCGGCATGGAGAATCATTCCAAATACGATGAATTTATTTACGCCCACGATAATGATGCCGTTTACGTGAACTTATTTATTCCGTCGAAAGTGCGGTGGCAGGAAAAAGGGATCTCAATTACGCAAGCGACCGACTTTCCGGACATCGAAGCCAGCACTCTCAGCATTGAGGCTGATTCGCCGGTGAAATTTAGTTTGAAGGTCCGGTATCCGAGCTGGGTCATCGAAGATAAATACGAGGTAAAAATCAATGGGAAGCAGCAGAAGGTAACCGGAAGCCCCGGCGGATTTAGCACCATTACCCGGGAGTGGCAGTCCGGCGACACAGTGGAGCTCAGAATGTCGATGAAAACCCGGCTGGAGTCTCTGCCCGATGGTTCAAAATATTACGCGGTGCTCCACGGCCCGTTTGTCCTCGCAGCGAAAACCAGCAGGTCCTATTTGGAGGGCCTGTTCGCTGACGGCGGCAGATGGGGACACATCCCGGGGGATACCCTTTATCCTGTGGAGGCTTCACCCGGATTTGTCGGGAATCCGGATGAAATAGCAGATAAAATCCAACCGGTGGAGGGGAAGTCTTTAACGTTTACGGCTTCCGACGTAATTACCCCGGCCAGGTATAAAGACCTGGAACTGGTACCGTTTTACCAGGTACATGAAGCGCGCTACGTGCTTTACTGGCCGCACGAGAGCGTTTTTAAAGGGAAGGAGTAA
- a CDS encoding amino acid permease, whose protein sequence is MAQTSLEKHFTARSIFAFGVAGMLASGIFLLPGLIYSKVGSTAGWVYLVAGLFIIPTLLSKAELATAMPRAGGAYYVLDRSMGPAVGTVAGLGTWLSLVFKSSFDLIGLGAYLLLFLTLPIKPVAIGLCIGFAILSIVGTKHVGRLQEVMVAIILAGLAYFIATGLFNLDHGAITAKTTWSTTAFLEAVGLVYVSFASLTKIISMAEEVEDLDKNIPMGMFTALAVTVALYLVGMFLILQIVPGSVLDTTLTPVADAAGQYLGNWGVIGLSAAAVLAFSASANAGLTAASRYPLALSRDGLAPKWFGKLGRFQTPTPAIILTVGVMILFILLLNPEGVAKLASAFLLVIFGMLNLAVIIMRESNIQSYDPGFRSPGYPWMQVSGIAVSVVLIPYLGMVPRIAAGGLVGVGLLWYFLYGKEKAKRSSALVHIFSQLGEDTETKVDEYLRQALRERGLREEDSLDDVIYRTLIFRHKSGNDYHETLNQVAQLFSERVEVPAETIFQALRDADDKGFTPSANHMALPHAYLPDLKSHELAVVQSSEGLKLGPDDEPVYALFVLISPTDTARQHLRLLAEIANRADGIDFTGEWRQWSRQSIQEHFLHSETIDEITVGQSLLPNHTIGQLWIHKDCLIPFIVRNGELIIPHGNTIVQKGDTITLIGTQTGVQQTMDWLKDPVFDVNPKPPENERELARY, encoded by the coding sequence GTTTAATTTATAGCAAAGTCGGATCGACTGCCGGATGGGTCTATCTCGTCGCCGGCTTGTTCATAATTCCAACCCTCCTGAGCAAGGCCGAATTAGCCACTGCTATGCCCCGGGCAGGCGGCGCATACTACGTGCTCGACCGAAGCATGGGGCCAGCTGTGGGAACGGTTGCCGGACTAGGGACCTGGCTCTCTCTCGTGTTCAAGAGCAGCTTCGATCTCATCGGACTCGGCGCCTATCTCCTGCTCTTTTTAACACTTCCGATTAAGCCAGTCGCCATTGGACTCTGTATCGGATTTGCGATACTCAGTATCGTTGGCACCAAACATGTGGGGCGTTTGCAGGAAGTGATGGTTGCAATCATTCTGGCTGGGTTGGCCTATTTTATTGCCACCGGCCTGTTCAACCTGGATCACGGTGCTATCACGGCGAAGACAACCTGGAGCACTACCGCATTCCTTGAAGCGGTTGGCTTGGTGTACGTCAGCTTTGCCAGCCTGACCAAAATTATCAGCATGGCGGAAGAGGTTGAAGATTTGGATAAGAACATCCCCATGGGGATGTTCACCGCCCTGGCGGTAACCGTTGCCCTCTATCTCGTCGGAATGTTCCTCATCCTGCAGATCGTACCCGGTTCCGTGCTGGATACTACGTTGACACCGGTGGCCGACGCCGCCGGCCAATATCTCGGCAACTGGGGTGTTATCGGGCTGTCTGCAGCCGCCGTCCTTGCTTTCAGCGCCTCGGCTAACGCCGGACTCACTGCGGCTTCGCGTTATCCCCTGGCGCTCAGCCGGGACGGACTGGCGCCAAAATGGTTCGGCAAACTGGGTCGATTCCAGACGCCGACACCTGCCATTATATTGACGGTTGGTGTGATGATATTATTTATTCTGCTGTTGAATCCTGAAGGCGTAGCCAAGCTCGCCAGCGCATTTCTCCTGGTCATCTTTGGGATGCTAAACCTGGCGGTGATCATAATGCGCGAGAGCAATATTCAAAGCTACGATCCCGGCTTTCGGTCCCCGGGTTACCCATGGATGCAGGTTTCGGGAATCGCCGTTTCCGTGGTACTAATCCCGTATTTGGGTATGGTGCCCAGGATCGCGGCCGGCGGACTGGTGGGAGTGGGACTGCTCTGGTACTTCCTGTACGGCAAAGAGAAAGCAAAACGAAGCAGCGCGCTGGTGCATATCTTCTCCCAACTGGGTGAAGACACCGAAACCAAAGTAGATGAGTATCTGCGGCAGGCACTTCGGGAAAGAGGATTACGGGAAGAGGACTCCCTGGACGACGTGATCTACAGAACACTAATTTTCCGGCACAAATCCGGCAATGATTACCACGAAACGCTAAACCAGGTTGCGCAACTCTTTTCGGAACGGGTCGAGGTCCCGGCGGAGACAATATTTCAAGCGTTGCGCGATGCGGATGACAAAGGATTCACGCCCTCGGCAAATCACATGGCGCTCCCTCACGCATATCTGCCGGACCTGAAATCCCACGAACTGGCCGTTGTGCAATCTTCCGAGGGACTGAAGCTGGGGCCCGATGACGAACCGGTCTATGCGCTTTTTGTCCTGATTAGTCCCACTGATACGGCTCGTCAGCACCTTCGGCTCCTCGCGGAAATCGCCAACCGCGCAGACGGCATCGATTTTACCGGTGAATGGCGGCAGTGGAGCCGGCAGTCGATTCAGGAGCACTTTCTCCACTCGGAGACAATCGACGAAATTACCGTCGGGCAATCACTGCTGCCCAATCACACCATCGGTCAATTATGGATTCACAAGGATTGCCTGATTCCGTTTATCGTCAGAAATGGCGAACTCATTATTCCCCATGGAAATACGATAGTTCAGAAAGGCGATACTATTACGCTTATTGGAACGCAGACCGGCGTTCAACAGACTATGGATTGGCTCAAAGATCCGGTTTTCGATGTAAATCCCAAACCGCCTGAAAACGAACGTGAGCTTGCGAGGTACTAA